From Sphingomonas sp. PAMC26645:
CGTGTTCATCAACACCGGCTTCCTCGACCGCACCGGCGACGAGATGCACACGTCGATGCGCGCCGGCCCGATGATCCGCAAGGGCGAGATGAAGGCGTCGTCGTGGATCAAGGCGTATGAGGATCGCAACGTCCAGATCGGCCTCGCCTGCGGGCTCAGCGGCAAGGCGCAGATCGGCAAGGGCATGTGGGCCGCGCCGGACCGGATGGCGGACATGCTGGAGCAGAAGATCGCGCATCCGATGACCGGTGCGAACACTGCCTGGGTACCGTCGCCGACCGCCGCGACGCTGCACGCGACGCATTACCACCGGGTCGACGTCTTCGCGCGGCAGGCGGAAAGAAAGGCCGAGCCGATCGCCTCGCTCGACGCGCTGCTGACGATCCCCGTCGCGACCGGGCATAACTGGCAGCCGGACGAGGTTCGCGAGGAGCTGGAGAACAACGCGCAGGGCATTCTCGGCTATGTGGTGCGCTGGGTCGACCAGGGCGTCGGCTGCTCGAAGGTGCCGGACATCCATGACATCGGCCTAATGGAGGATCGCGCGACGCTGCGGATCAGTTCGCAGCACATGGCGAACTGGCTGCTTCATGGGATCGCTACGCCCGAAGAGGCTGACGCGGCGCTGCGGCGGATGGCGGCGAAGGTGGATGCGCAGAATGCGGGCGATCCGCTGTACCGGCCGATGGCGGGGCGGGAGGACGAGAGCCTTGCGTTCCGAGCCGCCCGGGCGCTCGTGTTCGATGGTCTCACGCAGCCGAGCGGCTATACCGAGCCGCTGCTCCACGCGTTCCGCGCGCGGGCAAAGGAAAGGGACGCTGCCTGATGCCGCTGTACGAGATCGAGGGTAAACGACCGACGCTGGCCGACGACGTCTGGGTGGCGCCATCGGGCGACGTCATCGGCGACGCACGGTTGGGGGAGGGCGCGAGCGTCTGGTTCGGTGCGGTGATCCGCGCGGACAACACGCCGATCCTCGTCGGCGCGCGAACGAACATCCAGGAGGGCGCGATGCTGCATTCCGATCCCGGTGCGCCGCTGACCATCGGCGAGGGTTGCACGATCGGCCATCACGTGATCCTCCACGGCTGCACGATTGGTAACAATGTGCTGGTCGGGATGGGCGCGACGATCCTCAACAACGCGGTGATCGGCGACGATTGCCTGATCGGTGCGAACGCGCTGGTGACGGAGGGGAAGGTGTTTCCGGCCGGGAGCCTGATCGTCGGCGCGCCAGCCAAGGCGGTCCGCGAACTCTCCCCGGAGGCGATTGCGGGGCTGAAGATGTCCGCGGCGTCGTACGCGGCCAAGCAGCGCATCTACGCCGACGGCTTGAGACTGGTCGAGGTATAAAACCCTCCCCCTTGCGGGGGAGGATCGTGAAGGTGGGACCCTTAGAAGCTCAGCCGGCCACCGAGCGACAGCACGACGGCCGACGCATCGCGCAGTGCACCGGAGGTCAGGATGTTCGTCTGTGCGGCGGTGCCGACATAGGCGGCAGTCCTGCGGTCGATCGTGGTGTTCTCGAAGTCGACATATTGCGCGGCGGCATCGAGTGCGATGCGCGAGGTCAACTGGTACGACCCACCCGCCGCATAGGTCCAGCGGTCGGCGTCGGGCACGCGGGCATCGCGCAAGCCGTCCTGCGTCGGAGTCTTGGTGCGCTGGACACCCGCGCGGATCGTCGCCTTGGGGGTGACAGCGTAATCGAAGCCGCCTGCGAGGCTCCAGCTGTCCTGGTAGTTTTCAGGGATCGCGGTGTTCAGCGGGGCACCGAGATCGATCGTGTCGAACTTGCTCCAGTTGTACGCGACGACCTGCGCATTGAGCGTCAGCGCGTTGGTGGCACGGATACGACCGGCGACGATCACCTGGCCCGGCGTGTTGAAGCTCGCCTTGGCGCCGTCGATCGAGACGTTCGAGCTCGCCAGCGGGCCGACCAGCCCCGTGATGTTCAGGCTGCCCTTCAGATTGTGGCGGATGCTCGACTTGTAGCTGACGCCGACGGTCGCGAAGTCGTTGTGCAGCTGAACGCCTGCAGTCCAGCCGAAGTCCCAGCCGTCACCCTTCAACTCCTGGAAGCCATCGGGCAGCGCCGCAGACAGGTTGGGGAGCGCGTTGTTCAGCGTCGCATCGGTATATTCGACGTTCAGCGCACCACCGACACGGAGCCAGTCGGTCACCGCAACGCCGATCGACGGCTGGATGTCGATCGTCCGCAGCCGCGTCTTGTCCGCGCTATAGCGTGCCCAGCTGTTCGCCTCGTAATTGGTGGTGAAGCTGAACGGCGACGTCACCGCGACGCCGATCGCGATCCGGTCGGTCAGCGGATAGGCGATCGCGCCCGACGGAACGACACCCTTGTTGATCGGATCGCTCGACGTACCGTTGCCGCCGACCGGCGCGTAATTGAACCCGGTTGGACGGCCGGTCGTGGGCGAGAAGGTCGGGCGGCCGATGAGCGTGCCGGTGTCGACGACGTCGCCCTTGGGCAGGATCGCGCTTGCGCTCAGTGTCGCGCTACCATCGCGGATACCGGCGATCGCGGCCGGGTTCCACCACAGCGAGTCAGGACCGGTATCGGCGCCTTCGCCCGAGAATGCGCGGCCTGCGCCGCGCGCGGACTGCGCCTGGAGATAGAAGGCGTCGGCGTAGGCTGTGCTGGCGAAGCCGAAGGCGGAGACGAGTGCGGATACCGCGAGAAGCGGAGCTTTGGTGCGAAGTATCATGGGTAAGGTCCTGAAAGCTATACTGATAATAGGGAAGAGGAAGCCGCGCCTCAGCGCACACGCGTCCAGGTCTGGGTTTTGCAAAGCGGGAAGAAAACGCAGCCGCGCAGCTTGAGCTGGTTCGCACCGAGCGGCGTGATCTTGCCGCTATAGGTCTTGCCGTCCTCAGCATTATAGACCTGACCGCTGCTCCACACGCCGTCCGAGTCCGACTTGAACCCGCTGAGCATCTGCAGGCCCTGGATCGGGCGACTGCGCAGCGCGGTGTTGGAATTGTTCGCGTCCTTCATCGAAGGATTCGCGCGCAACGCGTCGGAGGTAAGGATCTTGCCACAGATCGACGGGCCGCAACGAGCGATCTCGACGATGGCGTTGTGCGTCTCGGTCTTCCAGCGGCCAATGACGGTCTCGGGCGTGGCAGACGCGCCGGCGAGCAGGGCGGTGGCGATCAACAGGGACATCTTCTATCCTCTCCTAGTGTCGTTTGGCGCGCCGTATGCGTACGGTCGCTAAAATCTCGTAAAGTCGGCGACGTTACCGCGACCTCGTTGCCGTATACGGCAGTTATCGGTCCCGACTAGAATTGTACGAAGACAAGTCAAGTCTTCTTACTGATTTCGGGCGGTGAAAAAGTGTTCATGCGCACGGTGTGCCCCCGGACAGGCGGGGGCCCAGGATCACGAACGCAACGCTGCTTGACCCTGGGCCCCCGCTTTCACGGGGGAACAGTCTTAGTTGCGGAGTGGTTTGCCAGTCTGCAGCATGTGCACGACTCGCGCCTGCGTCCGCGGATCCTTCACGCTCGCCATGAACGCCGCGCGCTCCAGGTCGAGCATCTGATCCTCGGTCACCGTATCGACCAGATCGGCCTCGCCGCCGGTCAGCACCTCGGCAAGACGATCCGCGACGACGAGGTCGTAGTCGGTCGCCATGCCCTTCTTGTGGAAGTCCGCCACTGCCATGTTGAGCCCTGTCCGGCCGCTTGCGCCCGCCAGGCGGAAGGTCGGCTTCTCCGGCGCGACATAGCCGTCAACCAGCGACAGCGCCTTGGCTTTCGCATCCGCGAGCAACCGGTCGCGGTTCATCGTGATGCCGTCGGCCTTGCGCAGGATCATCATCTCCTTCGCCTCCGCTGCCGACTTGGCGACCTGCGCGGTGGAGACCGCCTGGAACACCTTGGTCAGCACTGGCATCGGGCCGTTCGGCAGCGTGCGCGACTTGGTCCAGCGATCGAGCATCTCGCCATTGCCGCCCCAGCCGGGGACAAGGCCGACGCCGCATTCGACGAGCCCGGCATAGGTCTCGGCATGCGCCTGCACCGCGTCCGAGTGGAGCAGGATCTCGCAGCCACCGCCGAGCGCGAGGCCGGCGGGTGCGCTGACGACCGGGAAGGGGGCGTATTTAAGCGCCTTGTACGCCTGCTGCCCGCCCGAGACGCTGGCCTCGACCATGTCCCAAAGGCCTGCCCCGACCGCGAACATCGCCGCGCCCAGGTTCGCGCCCGCCGAGAAGTTCGCCGCCTCATTATACACCACCAGCGCCTTGAAGCGCTCGCGTACGACCGGGATCGCCTCGTTGATGAGCGCGACGACCTGATCGTCGAGCGCGTTCATCTTGGTGTGGAACTCGAGCGCCGCGACGCCGTCGCCGACATCCCAGAGCGACGCCGACAGGTTCATCATGATCGGCTGCGAGCGAAGCTTGATGTCCTCCAGCAATTCGACGCCGTCGGCGCGCGGCACGTCGGCATACTCACCGCCAGCCGTGAGGTACTGACGCTGGCCGTTCTCGACGCGATAGAACGGTCGATCGCCCGCGGTCGTCAGGATCGCAGGAACGTCGCGACCTTCCTCGGCGAGGCGCGCGGCGAGCACGCCGGGACCCATCCGGTCGATCAGCTCGAACGGCCCGTATTTCCAGTTATACCCCAGCTTCATCGCGTCATCGATCGCGACGACATCGTCCGCCGCCTCGCCGACGAGCATCGCCGCGTAGGACAGCGTGTTGCCGAGGATCGACCACGCATAGGTGCCGATCTTGCCCGGCTCCGCGATCAGTGCGGCAAGGTCCTTGCCGGCCTTGCCCGGCAACTCCGCCGGCTTGGCCTCAGGCCGATACTCGCCGGTCGCTAGGTCCAGCGACAACTTGGTCCGCGTCGCCTTGTCGAAGCGGTAGAAGCCACCCTTGCCCTTGCGGCCGGTGAACCCTTCCGCGATCATCTTGTCGACCAGCGGCAGCGGACGCACCGTATCGAAATACGGATCGCCCGCGGGGAGCGTGGAGGAGAGGCTCTTCGACAGCAACGGCATCAAATCGACGCCGACGAGGTCGACGAGCCCGAAGATCCCGGTCTTGGGCACGCCCATCGGACGGCCGCCGATCTGGTCGGCTTCCTCGACGGTCAGCCCCTGGTCCATCGCCGCGTT
This genomic window contains:
- a CDS encoding gamma carbonic anhydrase family protein, with protein sequence MPLYEIEGKRPTLADDVWVAPSGDVIGDARLGEGASVWFGAVIRADNTPILVGARTNIQEGAMLHSDPGAPLTIGEGCTIGHHVILHGCTIGNNVLVGMGATILNNAVIGDDCLIGANALVTEGKVFPAGSLIVGAPAKAVRELSPEAIAGLKMSAASYAAKQRIYADGLRLVEV
- a CDS encoding porin, which encodes MILRTKAPLLAVSALVSAFGFASTAYADAFYLQAQSARGAGRAFSGEGADTGPDSLWWNPAAIAGIRDGSATLSASAILPKGDVVDTGTLIGRPTFSPTTGRPTGFNYAPVGGNGTSSDPINKGVVPSGAIAYPLTDRIAIGVAVTSPFSFTTNYEANSWARYSADKTRLRTIDIQPSIGVAVTDWLRVGGALNVEYTDATLNNALPNLSAALPDGFQELKGDGWDFGWTAGVQLHNDFATVGVSYKSSIRHNLKGSLNITGLVGPLASSNVSIDGAKASFNTPGQVIVAGRIRATNALTLNAQVVAYNWSKFDTIDLGAPLNTAIPENYQDSWSLAGGFDYAVTPKATIRAGVQRTKTPTQDGLRDARVPDADRWTYAAGGSYQLTSRIALDAAAQYVDFENTTIDRRTAAYVGTAAQTNILTSGALRDASAVVLSLGGRLSF
- a CDS encoding DUF2147 domain-containing protein, with the translated sequence MSLLIATALLAGASATPETVIGRWKTETHNAIVEIARCGPSICGKILTSDALRANPSMKDANNSNTALRSRPIQGLQMLSGFKSDSDGVWSSGQVYNAEDGKTYSGKITPLGANQLKLRGCVFFPLCKTQTWTRVR
- a CDS encoding 3-hydroxyacyl-CoA dehydrogenase/enoyl-CoA hydratase family protein; the protein is MVDAVKKVCVIGAGVMGAGIAAQVANAGIPVLLLDIVPRDLPEGGDRDAVAKGAVAKMLKTDPAPFMSKRAAKLVETGNIDDHLDRVAECDWIVEAIVERLDIKQALYAKLEALKRPGTAVSSNTSTIPLGNLVEGRSDQFKADFLITHFFNPPRYMRLVEIVRGVATDVAVAEKVEDFVDRFMGKRIVRAKDTPGFIANRIGTYWLAIAINAAMDQGLTVEEADQIGGRPMGVPKTGIFGLVDLVGVDLMPLLSKSLSSTLPAGDPYFDTVRPLPLVDKMIAEGFTGRKGKGGFYRFDKATRTKLSLDLATGEYRPEAKPAELPGKAGKDLAALIAEPGKIGTYAWSILGNTLSYAAMLVGEAADDVVAIDDAMKLGYNWKYGPFELIDRMGPGVLAARLAEEGRDVPAILTTAGDRPFYRVENGQRQYLTAGGEYADVPRADGVELLEDIKLRSQPIMMNLSASLWDVGDGVAALEFHTKMNALDDQVVALINEAIPVVRERFKALVVYNEAANFSAGANLGAAMFAVGAGLWDMVEASVSGGQQAYKALKYAPFPVVSAPAGLALGGGCEILLHSDAVQAHAETYAGLVECGVGLVPGWGGNGEMLDRWTKSRTLPNGPMPVLTKVFQAVSTAQVAKSAAEAKEMMILRKADGITMNRDRLLADAKAKALSLVDGYVAPEKPTFRLAGASGRTGLNMAVADFHKKGMATDYDLVVADRLAEVLTGGEADLVDTVTEDQMLDLERAAFMASVKDPRTQARVVHMLQTGKPLRN